A DNA window from Vibrio sp. CDRSL-10 TSBA contains the following coding sequences:
- a CDS encoding siderophore-interacting protein has product MQNKQKSRRNFVLTVTETQQISPNFQRITLQGDEIAHFGKESEGGYIKLLFTPQGGTDIGSLGEEERPLMRTYTIREFDPASNQIVVDFVRHITTDLSCGFAARWAESVQVGDTISIAGPGKSQSLNQDADWVFLAADMTAIPALSVTLSQLNSDARGYAVVELASIADKPELQAPAGIEFIWACSDQGETLADAVQAQTWLAGQCSVWCACEFESMRTLRQYFRNEKEIDREHIYISSYWKNGVSEDGHKVLKRTDADAEAAS; this is encoded by the coding sequence ATGCAAAACAAACAAAAATCCCGTCGCAATTTCGTGCTGACTGTTACTGAGACCCAACAAATTTCGCCAAATTTCCAGCGTATTACGCTGCAGGGCGATGAGATTGCCCATTTCGGTAAAGAGAGCGAAGGCGGATACATTAAGTTATTATTTACGCCTCAGGGCGGGACTGATATCGGTAGCCTGGGTGAAGAAGAGCGTCCATTGATGCGCACTTACACCATTCGAGAATTTGATCCGGCCAGCAACCAGATTGTGGTCGATTTTGTTCGTCACATTACCACCGACCTGTCTTGTGGCTTTGCTGCCCGCTGGGCGGAAAGCGTGCAAGTCGGCGATACCATCTCGATTGCAGGACCGGGTAAAAGTCAGTCTCTGAACCAGGACGCAGATTGGGTATTTCTTGCCGCAGACATGACCGCTATCCCTGCGCTGTCTGTAACTTTGTCACAGCTCAATTCTGATGCTCGTGGTTATGCAGTGGTTGAACTGGCTTCCATCGCAGATAAACCAGAGCTGCAGGCACCGGCCGGCATCGAGTTTATCTGGGCATGCAGCGACCAGGGAGAAACTCTTGCCGATGCAGTACAGGCACAGACCTGGTTGGCCGGCCAGTGTTCGGTGTGGTGTGCGTGTGAATTTGAATCGATGCGCACATTGCGTCAGTATTTCCGTAATGAGAAAGAGATCGACCGCGAGCACATCTACATCAGCAGCTACTGGAAAAACGGCGTCAGCGAAGATGGTCACAAGGTTCTTAAGCGCACGGACGCGGACGCAGAAGCGGCCAGCTGA
- a CDS encoding exopolyphosphatase: MTEQQYRLVTRSDFDGLVCAVLLKKLDLINDIKFVHPKDMQDGKIDITDHDIVTNLPYVGDAYLVFDHHHSETVRNAANHFNHIIDPKAPSAARVVWEYYGGLDVFPEQWLEMMTAVDKGDSAQFSRDEVLDSTGWNLLNFLMDARTGLGRFRDFRISNYSLMMDLIDYCSDHSIEEILALPDVRERIALYREHENMFKDQLQRCAAVYGNVVVLDLTTEEVIYAGNRFIVYALFPQCNVSIHKMWGVQKQNIVFATGKSIFDRSLRTNIGELMLRYGGGGHTAAGTCQIPIERASEVEQALIEHLTRTV, translated from the coding sequence ATGACAGAACAACAGTATCGATTGGTGACTCGCAGCGATTTTGATGGCCTGGTGTGCGCTGTACTACTCAAAAAACTCGACTTGATTAACGACATCAAGTTTGTCCATCCCAAAGACATGCAAGACGGAAAAATCGACATTACCGACCACGATATTGTCACCAATTTGCCTTACGTCGGGGATGCTTATCTGGTTTTCGACCACCATCATTCTGAGACGGTGCGTAATGCCGCCAATCATTTTAATCATATTATTGATCCCAAGGCGCCGTCTGCCGCGCGTGTGGTATGGGAATATTACGGTGGGCTGGATGTTTTCCCCGAGCAGTGGCTGGAAATGATGACCGCAGTGGACAAAGGTGATTCAGCTCAATTCTCGCGTGATGAAGTGCTCGACTCAACCGGCTGGAATCTGCTGAACTTCTTGATGGATGCGCGAACCGGATTAGGGCGCTTCCGTGATTTTCGCATTTCCAATTACAGTCTGATGATGGACCTGATTGATTACTGCAGTGACCACAGTATTGAGGAGATACTGGCACTACCGGATGTGCGCGAGCGTATCGCTTTGTATCGTGAGCATGAAAATATGTTTAAGGACCAGCTGCAACGCTGTGCGGCAGTTTATGGCAATGTGGTGGTCTTGGATTTAACCACGGAAGAGGTGATCTACGCCGGTAACCGATTCATCGTTTATGCGTTATTTCCGCAGTGTAATGTCTCCATCCATAAAATGTGGGGCGTACAAAAGCAGAACATCGTATTTGCGACCGGCAAATCCATTTTTGATCGCAGTCTGCGTACCAACATTGGTGAGCTGATGTTACGTTATGGCGGTGGCGGGCATACGGCGGCCGGCACCTGTCAAATTCCAATCGAACGAGCCTCAGAGGTGGAACAGGCGCTGATTGAGCATCTGACGCGCACGGTTTAA